The Vigna unguiculata cultivar IT97K-499-35 chromosome 11, ASM411807v1, whole genome shotgun sequence genomic sequence ATTCTTTTCTTGCCAATAGTGGTAGATTCCTGTCACGTTCCTTTTCCTCCATTGAACCAAATCAAACACGTTCATCCCAAATGCCCACCCACAAGCATCAGGGTCAAAATGTGTTCTTATCAGAgggtgtgtgtagttcaagtatTTATGGTATCTGTGAAATGTCTCCATGCATGTCTCAACCGCTCCATTCACATTCCCGTTCAAATCAATGGTGAAAAGATCAGAGAGATCCTTCTGAACCACAACATCATCATCCAGGAACACCACTTTCTTCAGCTCAGGAAAAACTTCAGGGATGTAGAACCTCAGGTGGTTAAGCATGGACAGATATTTCGGATTCCTGAACTTGATGGGAGTTTTGTTATCATCATTGTTGCCTTTGAAATAATAGTTCTGTATCTCTGAGTCTTGTAGCTGCTTAAGCACAGGAACGTATGAAGCATTCAGCCAGCTGAAGTCTTCGAACCTTTGAACTTCAACTGTCACCCCTCGAAAATCGTTCAAAGAAAACCATGCCTTCATTGCAGCATAATTTATTTCATCTGTGACAAGGTGAAAAACAATCTTATCTGGGTTTTTGGAATTTATCGAAGTGGAATTGATTACAACCGAGGTAGCGAGGATATTATCAGAAAAGACACAGAAGTGGTAAAGATCATTGTCCTTCAGTTTCATGTCCACTTGTCTTTGGTCCTTCAAATTCTTCTGCAGGCTCAGATTCGTGAACCATTGAGATGTCAACCTGACACCAAGGCAAAATAGGCTCTTTGGGACTTCTTCAGCAGCTATTTGTCCATATTTTGAACTCTTCTCACTTGCAGAACTCATCTGTTCTTCAAGACCTTGAATTTTTCCTTTCAGTCTCATGATCATGCTTGCACTGTCATAATGGAGCTGCTGGGCCTGAAACAGTAACAAGGCCATATCACGAATTGCATATTCTGATTCCTTGATTGTTAATGGAGTACGCCTCGTGGCAGCATTTGAGAGAAAAATCTGTGAAATGCGGATCTGAGAAGTTAACTCCCAAGCAAATTGGTGGTTGTTACTTTCTTTGGCAATTACAACAAAAGCTTTTGCCAGTGAGATTTGATCATTAATTTGTCTGGTCACAGACTCAGGACTTAACATCTCGTCCGTAACATTGAACCCTTCAATAACCCTGTCACGCCTGAAAGTTCTCTACACAACACCATACAATAACTTATCAGTAAACAAAGGACGGATTACCAAGAACTCAAATCAACCATGACATGGAAACTTAATCCTTATCATTATTCACCATAACAATTCAATAttagaaactaaaaaataataaaccttTATAAGCAATGAACTTTTTATGCATTGTGAATATTTGACAAAGTTAAGGCAAACACAAAGTTGGAAACAACGTACGTTATTCTTGTCATTGAATGGAAAGGTTTTCCAATAAGATTGCTAGGAACTTGGAACTAAGAACTAAGAACACACCCCAATATAGTTACATACTGTATTTGATCATATCCACCCCTTAATCCTCCCCCCTCCCGAGCAATACATGAACAAAAATATTCTGGCATGGTTTAAACTAGTCATTTTACTCCACAGTGCACACAGATACATGCATGTACACCATTGATGAATCCAAGAAAACCAAGATGACCCTACGCATTAGAAAGACGATAAAGATACAGAAACAAACAAATCAATTATCCGTAACTCGCCATTATCATTATTCCTAAGTCACTTAAAACTAAATGGATTACTATTTTACACTTGAAGACCTCAAAAGTCTAGAAGTGAATCAATATGCATGATTTTCTCCAGAACAATACTAGAAATCTATAAACTgacagaagaaaaaagaaacaattaaagaaaaagaaattgtggTGATTAAATAATTCATACCCTTGAGAATTGGTGAGCGGAGTCGATTTTGGTGGAACCTTTGGCgagaatataaataaagaaaagaatcaAAACGGAACTCGATATCCACCACACTACATCCTGGAGCCTCCTCTTCCCTGGTCTTCGAAAATCTGCGCTTCTTCGCCTCATAATTGGAGCTGAAGACAGAGATCCGCTGCTGGGTTTGGATCTTTTGGAAATAAAGAACGAAACTTTGAAGAAATCTTTAAGTTTCAGTTTACCCCCAAGGGCTTCTTGATCAGTGAGTGAGCacagagaagaagagaaagagacaaATATGAAACCGTTGGGTTGGGAATGGGAGAGAAGTGGGTTTCTGTGATTCTGTTCGTTACAAACTGCTCTTCCTACTAACAAAAATGGTATATGCCACATGCACATTCATTTTTGGTAATCCtttttctaagaaaaataataatcatgatAGTAAACCTCATACcagaaattaaaatgtttattgatttagtatatatcatttttaaaaaataagtatttttaaatacatttgaTGTAACGCAGTACCATTGTATTTAGATTATAGATATCAGAttagatatatttatattattttccgGTAACATTAGGTTACATATTACTATTAAAAAGTGACATGCATGCAATAAAAATCTGACATTTCTCCAATAAAAtgacttgaaaaaaatatattaccaaCCATACAATTTTGATAAGCCCTTATGATTGTATGTCAGACTTTATTTCTTACCTTAACTGGAAATTTCAAGAATTGCATCACATACTatcacaatattttttaaaaaaaaactataaaaagatTGTTTGaatgttattatttatctttcgattaatatataattctataataATCTTTAccttttcacatttttttgcaaaatgctaactttttaacatttttatatccaaaaactatttttctgaagtcaattttaagaaaaaaatgttacacCAATAGGCTTTAAGAAGATAACATTCACAAGTTTAGAATAATTTAAGAGACTGTGACGGTCACATTCACAAATAACTTCAATGCTTAAATGCTTAATGCTTGGTTGCGCTTCTCACCTTCATAAACATTTGAATTCTCagctagaaaataaagaattattttgATGGTTATTTCACGTgaataaattgtatttattttttgtggcTACATAGGTTTTAGAAAAGgaagaattttgaaaatttagagaaatatttgagaaaaatttttaaaaaatatatatgtggATTGCACgtacatataataaaaaatgataatgacaattttcttcattttttttacatccaAAACTCTCTCTTAATAAATggaaatgaattaaaaattactaattttgGTGGACTGCAAGTTGtttctaataaatttgaatGAGTACATGGCATTCTTAATAGATAATCACACGCAcagttttaatatattctttttaagggagatttaataacattttataaatttcattcttaaaaagcattttataaatttcatggCAACAtgtttttggatattttttttacttttatcagcatgaatatattaaattatagttacacatatttattaaattatattaaaactaattatatgtttgtataaaaaattaaattggcgTACCTTAAGTCTTTCACgttagatatatatttttttattatcaacgccttttttttttaattttacataaaacatTACCGacatttgtataaatataaacattagGTGAcatgaaataaaacaaatttgtttacaaattgaatgttaaaatttatttattaacatgttAAACTTTGAAACCCTTAAACACATGGTATGAATATCTCGAAGACTTTTTCAAGAGTCTTCTCACCCGTAATTTTGTTTACAAACTTTATACTGTCTCTTATTTTACATCACCTTAAAATTGTGCTTAATATACGTGTTATTCTTTTTCCAACCTGTTTTATGTAGcaaatttcttattattttacttatgaTGCATGAATCTTTTATTCctaattaataatcaattaaattatattatattatattatatatatatatatatatatatatatataattacaaagTGTTTTTTGGACCGTTTTAACCCTAtttcaaaagaataataaatcCATGTTTATGAAAAAACTATTCCTATTATAGATATCATACAACCAAACATAAGTGTAGTTATCTCTACATTTAGTAATCATTCTACTAACAGATCCAAAGTTTTCGGTTGTTATTAAGCATCATACTCTAATATATCTATAATATGTTGTTCAGTCCCCCACATCCATTTCTTATTACACTTTTGCTATATATATCTTATCTTATTGGTGCATCCAAGTTGCCTTTAAATATATTAAGAGTTGCAAGAGACAAAATTCTACCATGACTCCTTGGACAAACACAACTAAAAGTCTAACAGGGTTAGATTGTCTTGAAAAGATACAAAACACCAAACCCTCATTTCATACCTCTTGACAGACATTCATGATCCCTATCCAGTTCCTTATTTGTGATTATAGTTATATTTTCTAAGTGACCGAATGAATACACTAAATTGGACAAAGAATCTAGtttgaataagaaaaattaGTATTACCAATTTTATACTTCATCTAAGCCCAAACATTTAATTGTGTCAAAGTAAATATTTCTTCTACATATGATCCCATATGTTTCTTATAATTGAAATCTATAACCCTTACATAACTTATTTCCTCTTTATTATTAAGGGTCAATATCAAATTGTTGGAAATGAGCTTTTGGTTGATTATCATGCATTATTTTCACGAAATGAGCTTTTAGTTGTTgcacatttttcaaatatttgttgcTATATTGTAAGTGAGAAATAAGTGTGTATTAGTCTCTCCACCCACATAATACACGGAAAACATCACTTAGTTATACACCTTTCCTCGTAACATTTGTCTTTGTAAGCACCTTATTCATGACTAACTTCAACCATCTTCGTGGCACTTGATCAACTTGACCTTCCTCTCATTCGTTCATCTCTCCATGCATCAATCTCATCATCTTGATCTACAAATTGCCTCCAATCATCATGAATCAACCTTAGGCCCTCTCTCAGATCAGATCTTGCGCTCTTGATCACGCTTTAGCCTCGATATTTTCCTCGCTTGATCGTGTATCAACCTTGCTCTTATACATAGGCGGCAACATCAAGTTTGATTCTCGATTGAATGCTCTCGTGCCTCCTTTGATTAGCATCCAACGGATCTAGCCACTCTCTTTaacaaaattgtgtgttttggGATAAGGACTTAGTCAACACTTCAATTGACTAAAACAAGATGCTATGCAAAAAGAGATAATTGGAGTTAAGGACTCACATGAAATTCAGTAAAAATAAAGAACTTCCTGACAAACaaagttttattaaaaagattgttctaaaaagaacaaaactaaGTACATTAAAATACTCTTAAAATCaactattttgtaaatttttctaaaaactttattttttctataccatctacaaaaataattaattaaagacaaaaacatatttatttagccaaaaaatttaaaaaaaaaaattggagtgCTAACAGTACGCGAGATCCAATTGCGCTGCGAGCAGACTTTTGATTTTTCTTACGCTTAATCAGCTAATGTAAATCATGCAATCAGTATTAATTCTGCGGTGACCAAATAAAAGCCAACTTGAGCAGAGAACCAACCATTTTCGGACAGAAACTTTATCCCAAATTCAaccattaatataatattaacaaCCTACGCAAGAACATATTTGCCAAAACCATGTACCGTTGAAAGAACTAATACGAGCACCTCGTGAATGGAATCGTTAACAAAAGAAGCTCACAATGTAGACATAACCATTTATAATGGAATATCATTAGTTTGTTTGCTTCGATTTTTTCTTTCGCTATCTTTTTGAGatgttttgaaagaaaaaaatggttagttttcttcaaaaagaaaaaaaaaatgggtggGATGGGTTGTATTTTTTAGACTGTGTTATATAAAATGGCTGACCTGTCCCAGTTCATTTGCAATGAGCCAAAAACGGGTCGGATAAAAATGGGTGGGACTGGACCATTTTGTTGTTCCCAACTTGAAGAAGAACTTTAAAAGTccaagtaaaaatgaaaatatttttggtggtgtttaaagattatgattttaagttttgacttaaaattagctttatttatttatgtttgattCATTCTCACTAAGTATTAAAGGAAGATTTTCTAATTCAGCATACACCctattctaaaaaaaagagaaaatgctTTTTGAAAGTTAAAATCAAACTTAAGAAGATTTATAAGTTTTTTCCAaactttcaataaaatttggtttaacatattaataatacattaaaaacTGGTCCAAcacactaaaattagttttgacaaattaataaaaaaaaaatgatattgaacTTGAGAGGTTTTAAGAACATAATAATCAActaataatagattaaaatagaGTGCTCTTTCAAGATTTAATGCTTTtagcaaaaataattattaggaatttttttaatcgattaaaattatttcataactAATGATGAACCTATTTAAATggttaaaatgaataataatcatcatttcATAGAAAACGctgcaaaattttcaaaattcaattagAATAATTGATTAGGAGcctaatttaatcaattaaaagcgttagaagatatttttaatcagtaatttgaaaaaactataaatagagacTTACTCTAAAATCTTTTGAACAACTTTTGCAATTAAATAGAGTGAatcaaaatgagtttttttttttaattgtatagataatttttttaaaataaaaatatatatgatatgatataaTTCCATTGTTATTTTAAACCAATAATGTTGtaacaaaatttctaaaaatactTTCTCAATTTAGAAATACAATTAGAAGAGCTAAATTAATTGATACGAGTACTTTTGTGCTTGATAGTTACAGGAAAAGGCAAATAGGGTAGGGGCAGCGAGGTTTATCTTCCACTGCAGCATATGCAAGTTTTGGTTCCCCTGTGATTCCAACACAATGGGTTACCCTCAATAGTCTCTAATCGAACACGAAGGAACCCAAGAGCCATGTCCACAACAATCCCAACCCTCTTATCTCCCACACTCTCTCTCAAACCCGCATTCCCTTCTACCCAATTCCAACCCTTAAGGCCCCAATTCAGACGAAAACTCATCGGCTTTTCCGTCAAATCCCCCACCTTTTCTCTCGGGAGGATTTTCGCGCTAAACGACAAGGCCAGTAACGGCGACGTTTTGAATGGATTGGATGAAGCAGAGAAAGAGGCGCGAGGGAATAGCACCATGCCCGAACGCTTTAGATACCTCACCAAAGAAGTTCCAAGTCCTCCTGTTCGCTGGCCATGGTTTGTGGGTCAGTTTCATTTCCCCCTCTTTCTCTCGTACAGGACAAACaggataaattaaataaatttaacttttttattttcagctGAACaattgtgttaatattttttttttgtggaatTATAAAGAATGATGCTTGGGTTGTTGTGAAGGTTTTGTTTGGTTGTAGGATCGATGGGCAAATAAGAATTGGggaaatttaatgtttttaaagttGTTGCGTTTCATGTCATGGTTAAACGTTTTGGCATGCACAATTATTCAGGGCTGAGACTTTGTTTGACATACCAGTTGAGGTTCAGCCCCAAATTTAGAgttttttttagtgattttgTCATTCTATACGTTTTGATGGAGTTATTACTAATTAGTGATTATATAAAATCAGTAGGAAGAGATTATCACTTGTCATGCACTATGTGGGTGATGTGTGTGTATATACGGTTTTCTTTTGCTATGAGGTGTTCAAAACTAAACTTGACTGAATCACCAAACTCAATCGTTGTAAACCGTCGAATCTATCCCAAAAAATCTGAAATCTGATGAAACTAgaaaaactacattttttttattgcggttaagtttttttttttcggctTCTTTTGGTAATCATGCGGAATCTCATTTTTAATGCAGTCGTATTGATTTGTAACATTGTGTAGTAACATTTTGAATTTCTATAATGTTATGGTGTGATTCCATGTGTTTTGGATACGTTGAACTATGAGTTTATGACATTAACAATATATAGACTCAAAATTTAACTTGAATGGTCTGTAGTGCACTCTTTTACCAAAGGTTTTTAGCGTGTATTGCATTTATTGCTCTTTTGCTTATGCTGTATGAATTCATTTTGTGTGATAATGTAACCATTTGATTCCATGTTATGTACAGTGATGGCTTTTCTCATCTATGCTTGGAGAGCTGTTCTATTTGAACTTTCAAACTGGAAGAATGCTGCATTCGCAATTGCTCGTTTTATAGGATATATCTTGAAATACGCATTTGCTGTAGTGTACCATTTCATAGGAAGCCCAATCACGTTTTCAATTAGATGCATGGAGGATTTATTTTACACAGTTCGGGCTTGTTACTCTTGGATAATTGGCAATGCCCCTGTACCAGACCTGACCCTCATCATCGTGCTAGCATCAATTGTTTTAGCCATTGGTGAAGCTACTGTGCCAAACTGCATCAACAGCCAACCTTATGTTTTGACCATATCTGGTGTTATTGGCTATGCTGCTGTTAGAGGATATGTTTCTGAACCTTTGTTCTGGACCCTTCTGGTTGGGGTGTATGCCTTTTCAAAATTTGTGAAGAAGAGAGATGATGTTTCAGCTGCAATGCCAGTGGCAGCCGTTCTTGCTGGTGTTGGGGAGCCTTGGGTTAGAGTTTTGGTGATTATTTCATACACGGCCTTAGCCATATATCAGTATTCCAAAATGGGTTTAGAAGGGAAAGAAGGTGGAGAAGATGAAACAAGTGAGATGAGGCTTCCAATTCCACTTGTTCTTGCAGCTTTTGCTATTGGTTTGCGAGTTGCTGCTAAGTGGGCTGGGTACAGGCACTTGACATGGATGATTGTATGAGTGCAAAGAAGAATGCATTTTGGTGATCTATAAAGTTGAGGTAGGTTATGATATAGATGTTCTACTTGATGCTGTTATTGTAGTGTTCTTTGCATGCTTTATAATGAGTAGTGAATCCTTAGGTTGTGCCTGTGCGTATAAGCTTCTTGTCAGATTTTCAGAAAATGTACTGTCAGATTTTATGTTTGAATTCTTTTAGGGAATTAATGGAATGAAAtgcaagaagaaaatgaaaggaTTTTGGATTATTGCCAAGACATGTATTTTATTAGGTCAATTATAAGtaattcttcatcttttttttttttttattcaatgatactttaatttgcATGATTTATGAAACTCACATGTTTTATGCATTgtttgataagaaaataaaaggtaGGGATGATTCTTAAGTTATGtagtaagaaaaaattgaaaggaGAAAggtaaaagattttttttttctcactttgtATGTACagaaagttgaagaaaataaaatatatgcatGCAATGACATAAATACCCCCAATTTGTAAAAGTAGGGActgtttgttatttaattttaggttttattatgattttaagtGTCTTAATATTGGGATAATATTGCTTCTAGTCCACTAAGTTTGAAAAACGTTTTCTTAAATTATTCAAAGCtaaaagaaatatgattttagtttctGTATactaaatttaaagaattaaaatgttattttaggTATAGAATGATGTAACGTTTAAAGTTTAGAGTGTAAgatttaaagtttataaatgttttgtagtcttttaaatttaatatttatatatattgtaattcAAAGtactaaataaatactttttaaaatttagaaaattgaaattaaaatattttacattttcccttccttcttcCTCATCTCCACTCCGTCTACTgcactaaaaaaaaactttagttATAGTTGCTCTactaaaaatgatattttaccCTCtcctttattaaatatatttttagataaataataCCATTACGCATGatgattatataatatataaaatattatctattaaatgataatatatatatatatatatatatatataagtttaaaaattagaatttatcaaaaaaaattgGGCAAAAATAGATTGGAGAACAAAAATACAAGGATACTTGATGAATTCTTTAAAATCAAGTGATATCAATTCATGGAAGAGATCACATTAAGGGGTTAAATacgtaaatataataattaaattattaattaattctaaatttatatttttaggatggataatgatatttacttaatttttttttccacttttAACTCATCACTCCTCAACTCTTAAATCATCAAAATAAatgattgattattaaaatgatgagttaaaaatggataaaaaagtGGATCAAAATATGATTATCCATATATCTAACTTATCCTTTTCATGTGGGATTGGGGTCGAATAATAAGGACAAACTAAGTGTATAAGTTGTTTTCTCATGCTTATTGTTTGAACTACAttgttcattttaatatttttcaagtcTTCAATTTGTATGAGAGTTTCTAAGTCTAAGAgtatcaatttattttgtttatttttttcgaCATTTTTAACCTTTCTCTTGAGCTTTAAGTAGCATTGTTGTTTTACTTAGTTTTATTGATTTTCCAAGGTCTTCttgcatttgttttttttatttcttgtcgATATCACAtgcttttggaaaattttactcgtTTTTCCCCGGGCATGTCAAATATTCTTACAAAAAGTTGAGATGATTTTccgaaaaatttaattttacttttttcttcttgtttgaAAGTTATCATTTTGATAAAGCTTGAACTGACATGGCAGTGTGTGTGCAACGACACTTCAATaccaaaattaaacaataaataactaAGCTAATAATGTATAATCAATTAAGAATATATACCTTAATAGCACAgcctattt encodes the following:
- the LOC114170461 gene encoding probable galacturonosyltransferase 10; this translates as MRRRSADFRRPGKRRLQDVVWWISSSVLILFFIYILAKGSTKIDSAHQFSRRTFRRDRVIEGFNVTDEMLSPESVTRQINDQISLAKAFVVIAKESNNHQFAWELTSQIRISQIFLSNAATRRTPLTIKESEYAIRDMALLLFQAQQLHYDSASMIMRLKGKIQGLEEQMSSASEKSSKYGQIAAEEVPKSLFCLGVRLTSQWFTNLSLQKNLKDQRQVDMKLKDNDLYHFCVFSDNILATSVVINSTSINSKNPDKIVFHLVTDEINYAAMKAWFSLNDFRGVTVEVQRFEDFSWLNASYVPVLKQLQDSEIQNYYFKGNNDDNKTPIKFRNPKYLSMLNHLRFYIPEVFPELKKVVFLDDDVVVQKDLSDLFTIDLNGNVNGAVETCMETFHRYHKYLNYTHPLIRTHFDPDACGWAFGMNVFDLVQWRKRNVTGIYHYWQEKNADRTLWKLGTLPPGLLTFYGLTEPLDPSWHVLGFGYTNVDPQLIERGAVLHFNGNSKPWLKIGMERYKPLWEKYVDYSHPLLQQCNFH
- the LOC114168164 gene encoding uncharacterized protein LOC114168164, translated to MSTTIPTLLSPTLSLKPAFPSTQFQPLRPQFRRKLIGFSVKSPTFSLGRIFALNDKASNGDVLNGLDEAEKEARGNSTMPERFRYLTKEVPSPPVRWPWFVVMAFLIYAWRAVLFELSNWKNAAFAIARFIGYILKYAFAVVYHFIGSPITFSIRCMEDLFYTVRACYSWIIGNAPVPDLTLIIVLASIVLAIGEATVPNCINSQPYVLTISGVIGYAAVRGYVSEPLFWTLLVGVYAFSKFVKKRDDVSAAMPVAAVLAGVGEPWVRVLVIISYTALAIYQYSKMGLEGKEGGEDETSEMRLPIPLVLAAFAIGLRVAAKWAGYRHLTWMIV